Proteins co-encoded in one Lynx canadensis isolate LIC74 chromosome C1, mLynCan4.pri.v2, whole genome shotgun sequence genomic window:
- the ZNF687 gene encoding zinc finger protein 687: MGDMKTPDFDDLLAAFDIPDIDANEAIHSGPEENEGPGDSGKPEPSVGGESGEATAAAARDGPEIPAQASDHGLPPPDISAVSVIVKNTVCPEQPESPAGSSGGDGTRAVGVTKEGLVGHRLMQNGFGGPESSLPGTPHSPAPPSGGTWKEKAMEGKAPLDLFAHFGPEPGEHPDPLPPAAPSPPQEGAMTPPPFSSPFELSRENGPALLSSGSPPPLGTLKQDSCSPIHPPGLAGLGSGSSPEAMDIPAGASPPQVAGVPFFKQSPGHQSPPASPRVPRCQPLKEEEEEGPVAKSSPRSPQSPSSGAEAADEDSNDSPASSSSSRPLKVRIKTIKTSCGNITRTVTRVPSDPEPPAPLAEGTLLAEAGLLKLSPAPPTPEGPKVVSVQLGDGTRLKGTVLPVATIQNASTAMLMAASVARKAVVLPGGAATSPKTMAKNVLGLVPQTLPKAEGRVGLGAGGQKVNGASVVMVQPSKPAPGPGVGGGTVISRTQSSLVEAFNKVLNSKNLLPAYRPNLSPPAEAGLALPPTGYRCLECGDAFSLEKSLARHYDRRSMRIEVTCNHCARRLVFFNKCSLLLHAREHKDKGLVMQCSHLVMRPVALDQMVGQPDITPLLAVPPALGPPALPALGKGDGAITAAITAVPAEAPVLPLSSEPPAAPATSAYTCFRCLECKEQCRDKAGMAAHFQQLGPPAPGANSTVCPTCPMMLPNRCSFSAHQRMHKNRPPHVCPECGGNFLQANFQTHLREACLHLSRRVGYRCPSCAVVFGGVNSIKSHIQTSHCEVFHKCPICPMAFKSAPSAHAHLYTQHPSFHAQQAKMIYKCAMCDTVFTHKPLLSSHFDQHLLPQRVSVFKCPSCPLLFAQKRTMLDHLKNTHQSGRQGEDTAGKGAAGALTTPKAEPEELDVSRGGTTVPTEESSSSSEEEELPSSPSPPRPTKRPRRELGSKGIKGGGGGGPGGWTCGLCHSWFPERDEYVAHMKKEHGKSVKKFPCRLCERSFCSAPSLRRHVRVNHEGIKRVYPCRYCTEGKRTFSSRLILEKHVQVRHGLPLGSQSPGRGSTLARGPGARAQGPGRKRRQSSDSCSEEPDSTTPPAKSPRGGPSSGGHGPLRYRSGGSVEQSLMVGLRVDGGAQQCLDCGLCFASPGSLSRHRFISHKKKRGVGGASALGLGDGEEVPPPLRSDPEGGESPLPASGGPLTCKVCGKSCDSPLNLKTHFRTHGMAFIRARQGGSGDN; encoded by the exons ATGGGGGACATGAAGACCCCTGATTTCGACGACCTCCTTGCTGCCTTTGACATCCCTGACATTGATGCGAATGAAGCCATCCACTCTGGGCCAGAAGAAAATGAGGGGCCCGGAGACTCAGGGAAGCCAGAACCCAGCGTAGGGGGTGAATCTGGAGAGGCAACAGCAGCAGCTGCCCGGGATGGCCCTGAGATTCCAGCCCAGGCCTCTGATCATGGCCTGCCACCCCCAGACATCTCAGCAGTCAGCGTCATTGTCAAGAACACTGTGTGTCCCGAGCAGCCTGAGTCCCCGGCTGGAAGTTCAGGAGGGGACGGGACCCGGGCTGTGGGGGTGACTAAGGAAGGGCTTGTGGGACATCGTCTGATGCAGAATGGTTTTGGGGGCCCTGAGTCATCCCTTCCAGGTACACCCCACTCTCCAGCGCCTCCCAGTGGGGGTACCTGGAAAGAAAAAGCCATGGAAGGCAAAGCTCCTTTGGACCTTTTTGCTCATTTTGGGCCTGAGCCAGGGGAGCACCCTGATCCCCTCCCTCCCGCTGCACCCTCCCCGCCTCAGGAAGGGGCCATGACCccacctcctttctcttctccctttgagCTGTCCCGGGAGAATGGCCCAGCCTTGCTGTCGTCTGGTTCTCCCCCACCTCTGGGGACCTTGAAGCAAGACAGCTGCAGCCCCATTCATCCTCCGGGCCTAGCCGGGCTAGGCTCTGGCTCTAGCCCTGAGGCCATGGACATTCCTGCCGGCGCCTCACCTCCCCAGGTTGCGGGGGTGCCCTTCTTCAAGCAGTCTCCAGGGCATCAgagccctcctgcctcccccagagTGCCCCGCTGTCAGCCcctgaaggaagaggaggaggaggggccggTGGCCAAGTCTTCCCCCAGAAGTCCCCAGAGTCCCTCTAGTGGAGCCGAGGCCGCAGATGAGGACAGCAACGActcccctgcctcttccagctcctcaAGGCCTCTCAAGGTGCGGATCAAGACCATTAAAACCTCCTGCGGGAATATCACAAGGACGGTAACCCGGGTCCCGTCAGATCCCGAACCCCCTGCCCCCTTGGCCGAAGGGACCCTCCTAGCTGAGGCTGGCCTCCTGAAGCTATCCCCCGCGCCCCCGACCCCTGAGGGTCCAAAGGTGGTGAGCGTCCAGCTGGGTGATGGTACACGGCTAAAAGGCACCGTGCTTCCTGTGGCCACCATCCAGAACGCAAGTACGGCCATGCTGATGGCGGCCAGCGTGGCCCGCAAGGCCGTGGTTCTGCCTGGAGGTGCTGCCACCAGCCCTAAGACGATGGCTAAGAATGTGCTAGGTCTGGTGCCCCAAACCTTGCCTAAGGCCGAGGggcgggtggggctgggggctggggggcagaagGTGAACGGTGCCTCGGTGGTGATGGTGCAGCCCTCCAAGCCGGCCCCCGGGCCCGGGGTGGGCGGTGGCACGGTGATCTCGCGGACTCAGTCTAGCCTGGTGGAGGCCTTCAACAAGGTCCTCAATAGCAAGAACCTGCTGCCTGCCTACCGGCCCAACCTGAGTCCTCCGGCCGAGGCCGGGCTGGCCCTGCCTCCAACCGGCTACCGCTGCCTTGAGTGTGGGGATGCCTTCTCACTGGAGAAGAGCCTGGCGAGGCACTATGACCGCCGGAGCATGCGCATCGAGGTCACCTGCAACCACTGCGCCCGCCGCCTGGTCTTCTTCAACAAGTGCAGCCTGCTGCTGCATGCCCGAGAGCACAAGGACAAAGGACTTGTCATGCAGTGCTCACACCTGGTCATGAGGCCCGTTGCTCTGGACCAGATGGTGGGGCAGCCGGATATCACGCCCCTGCTGGCTGTCCCTCCTGCCCTCGGACCTCCAGCCTTGCCTGCCCTGGGCAAGGGGGACGGGGCCATCACCGCTGCCATTACCGCAGTTCCTGCCGAGGCCCCTGTGCTGCCGCTCTCCTCCGAGCCCCCTGCTGCCCCTGCCACCTCGGCTTACACGTGTTTTCGCTGCCTGGAGTGTAAGGAGCAGTGCCGGGACAAGGCGGGCATGGCTGCCCACTTCCAGCAGCTTGGGCCCCCCGCCCCTGGGGCCAACAGCACT GTATGCCCCACCTGTCCCATGATGCTCCCCAATCGCTGCAGCTTCAGCGCCCACCAGCGTATGCATAAGAACCGGCCTCCCCACGTCTGCCCTGAGTGTGGGGGCAACTTCCTGCAAGCCAATTTCCAGACCCATCTCCGGGAGGCCTGTCTGCATTTGTCTCGCCGTGTGGGATACAG gtgccctagcTGCGCAGTGGTGTTTGGGGGTGTGAACTCCATCAAGTCCCACATCCAGACGTCGCACTGCGAGGTTTTCCACAAGTGCCCCATCTGCCCCATGGCCTTCAAGTCTGCACCCAGCGCCCACGCCCACCTGTACACCCAGCACCCCAGCTTCCATGCGCAGCAGGCCAA GATGATCTACAAGTGCGCCATGTGTGACACGGTCTTCACTCACAaacccctcctctcctcacacTTCGACCAGCACCTGCTGCCCCAGCGTGTCAGCGTCTTCAAGTGCCCGTCTTGTCCTCTGCTTTTTGCCCAAAAAAGGACCATGCTGGATCATCTCAAG aacACCCATCAGTCCGGGCGCCAGGGGGAGGACACTGCTGGGAAAGGGGCCGCGGGTGCCCTAACGACCCCCAAGGCTGAGCCCGAGGAGCTGGATGTGTCTCGGGGAGGAACAACCGTCCCCACTGAGGAGTCGTCTTCATCCTCGGAAGAGGAAGAACTACCCagctccccctcaccccctcgCCCAACCAAACGGCCCCGGCGGGAGCTAGGGAGCAAAGGCATCaagggtggtgggggcgggggccctGGAGGCTGGACCTGTGGCCTTTGTCACTCCTGGTTCCCCGAGCGAGATGAGTATGTGGCTCACATGAAGAAGGAGCATGGCAAG TCTGTGAAAAAGTTTCCCTGTCGCCTGTGTGAGCGCTCCTTCTGTTCCGCCCCCAGCCTGAGGCGCCACGTCAGGGTCAATCATGAGGGGATCAAGCGAGTTTACCCATGCAG GTATTGCACAGAGGGAAAACGCACCTTCAGCAGCCGCCTGATCCTGGAGAAACACGTCCAGGTTCGGCATGGCTTGCCACTCGGGTCCCAGTCCCCTGGCCGGGGGAGCACCCTGGCTCGGGGCCCCGGTGCCAGAGCCCAG GGGCCAGGACGGAAACGCCGCCAGTCCTCTGACTCTTGTAGTGAGGAGCCTGACAGCACAACACCCCCGGCCAAGTCCCCCAGGGGCGGGCCCAGCTCAGGAGGCCACGGGCCCCTGCGTTACCGGAGTGGTGGCTCAGTGGAGCAGAGCCTTATGGTGGGGTTGAGGGTGGACGGCGGTGCCCAGCAGTGCCTCGACTGTGGCTTGTGCTTCGCCTCCCCGGGCTCGCTGAGCCGGCACCGTTTcatcagccacaaaaagaaacgGGGTGTGGGTGGTGCCAGTGCCCTGGGCCTGGGTGATGGGGAAGAGGTCCCTCCTCCACTGAGGTCTGATCCAGAGGGGGGAGAGTCCCCCTTGCCTGCCTCTGGGGGCCCGCTGACCTGTAAGGTCTGTGGCAAGAGCTGCGACAGCCCCCTCAACCTCAAGACCCATTTTCGCACACACGGCATGGCGTTCATCAGGGCTCGGCAAGGGGGCAGTGGGGACAACTAG